The Aggregatilinea lenta genome includes a region encoding these proteins:
- a CDS encoding glycoside hydrolase family 130 protein, translating into MTSALSSSTILGAPLPNIPWEDRPAGSDAVIWRYSGNPVIPRDLLPRSNSIFNSAVVPFEGGFAGVFRADDTRRIMNIHSGRSADGLTWNIEPDPIEFVCDDPEIGAFAYRYDPRVCWLEDRYYVTWCNGYHGPTIGVGYTYDFKTFTQIENAFLPYNRNGVLFPRKINGKYAMLSRPSDTGHTPFGDMFYSESLDMEHWGRHRFVMAPKPWTWQSTKIGPGPTPIETTEGWLLIYHGVLTSCNGFVYSMGAALLDIDQPWKVLYRTAPYLMSPQKLYECVGDVPNVVFPCAALTDAATGRLAIYYGAADTVTGLAFAQVDEMIAFVKANSEV; encoded by the coding sequence ATGACGAGCGCACTCTCTTCCAGCACCATTCTTGGCGCGCCGCTGCCGAACATCCCGTGGGAGGACCGCCCCGCCGGATCGGACGCAGTGATCTGGCGCTACAGCGGCAACCCGGTCATCCCGCGCGACCTGCTGCCGCGTTCCAACAGCATCTTCAACAGCGCGGTCGTGCCGTTCGAAGGCGGCTTCGCGGGCGTGTTCCGCGCGGACGATACGCGCCGTATCATGAACATCCACAGTGGCCGCAGCGCGGACGGCCTGACGTGGAACATCGAGCCGGACCCGATCGAGTTCGTCTGCGATGATCCGGAGATCGGCGCGTTCGCCTACCGCTACGATCCGCGCGTGTGCTGGCTGGAAGATCGTTATTACGTGACATGGTGCAATGGCTACCACGGGCCAACTATCGGCGTGGGTTATACGTACGATTTCAAGACCTTCACGCAGATCGAAAATGCCTTTTTGCCCTATAACCGCAACGGCGTGCTGTTCCCGCGCAAGATTAACGGGAAATACGCCATGCTGAGCCGTCCCAGCGACACGGGCCATACGCCGTTCGGGGACATGTTCTACAGCGAGAGCCTGGATATGGAGCACTGGGGCAGACACCGCTTCGTGATGGCCCCCAAGCCCTGGACGTGGCAGAGCACCAAGATCGGCCCCGGCCCCACGCCGATCGAGACGACCGAGGGCTGGCTGCTGATCTATCACGGCGTGCTGACGTCGTGCAACGGCTTCGTGTACAGCATGGGCGCGGCCCTGCTGGATATCGACCAGCCGTGGAAGGTGCTGTACCGCACCGCGCCCTATTTGATGTCGCCGCAGAAGCTGTACGAGTGCGTGGGCGACGTGCCTAACGTCGTGTTCCCGTGCGCGGCGCTCACCGACGCGGCAACCGGGCGGCTGGCGATCTATTACGGCGCGGCGGACACGGTCACCGGGCTGGCCTTCGCCCAGGTGGACGAGATGATCGCGTTCGTGAAGGCGAACTCCGAGGTGTAA
- a CDS encoding ABC transporter ATP-binding protein, translating to MSQPKVTVQNVSHRFGSATSGLLVLDDVSIALADNEFVSIVGTSGCGKSTLLNIIAGLIEPQAGDILVDGKSIDGPGRDRGVVFQTYTLFPWLTVRKNVDFALRKSKLPKTERQSLVEHYMGTVGLKGFEDSYPNQLSGGMRQRVALARALVYSPKVLLMDEPFGALDAQTRGMMQELLLRVWEEHRITVLFITHDVDEAIFMSDRVVVMTARPGKIKREVRVTLPHPRTYEVMTTTEFIDIKHTIIEAIREETLKSMAVGMS from the coding sequence GTGAGCCAGCCCAAAGTCACCGTTCAGAACGTCTCGCACCGCTTCGGCAGCGCGACGTCGGGCCTGCTGGTGCTGGACGACGTCAGCATCGCCTTGGCCGACAACGAATTCGTTTCCATCGTGGGCACGTCCGGCTGCGGCAAATCGACGCTGCTCAACATCATCGCCGGGCTGATCGAGCCGCAGGCGGGCGACATCCTGGTGGACGGCAAATCGATTGATGGGCCGGGCCGCGACCGGGGCGTGGTGTTCCAGACGTATACCCTGTTCCCGTGGCTGACGGTGCGCAAAAACGTCGATTTCGCGCTGCGCAAGAGCAAGCTGCCTAAAACCGAGCGGCAGTCGCTCGTCGAGCACTACATGGGCACGGTCGGGCTGAAGGGGTTCGAGGATTCCTACCCGAACCAGCTTTCGGGCGGGATGCGGCAGCGCGTCGCGCTGGCGCGGGCGCTGGTCTACAGCCCGAAGGTGCTGCTGATGGACGAGCCGTTCGGCGCGCTGGACGCGCAGACGCGCGGCATGATGCAGGAGCTGCTGCTGCGGGTGTGGGAAGAGCACCGCATCACGGTGCTGTTCATCACGCACGACGTGGACGAGGCGATCTTCATGTCCGACCGGGTGGTGGTCATGACTGCGCGACCGGGTAAAATCAAGCGCGAGGTCAGGGTCACGCTGCCGCACCCACGTACCTATGAGGTGATGACTACGACCGAGTTTATCGACATCAAGCACACGATCATCGAGGCGATCCGCGAGGAAACGCTGAAGTCGATGGCCGTGGGCATGAGTTGA